The Pseudosulfitobacter pseudonitzschiae genome includes a region encoding these proteins:
- a CDS encoding PRC-barrel domain-containing protein — MKPFTLIFCCAALAAPAIAQDAEVGTAGPVNTRDDTYLMSADDIDVLSGTGEKIGEIEEILVDANGVPAGFLIEFQGFNLFEDDDVAVPIEALEYDGRAYVSKMTQEQLAALRPWDE, encoded by the coding sequence ATGAAACCGTTCACATTGATCTTTTGTTGCGCCGCCCTTGCTGCACCTGCCATCGCACAGGATGCCGAAGTTGGCACCGCAGGGCCGGTGAACACGCGTGATGACACCTATTTAATGAGCGCGGATGATATCGACGTGCTGTCCGGTACGGGGGAAAAGATCGGCGAAATCGAAGAAATTCTGGTGGACGCAAATGGCGTGCCTGCCGGATTTCTGATTGAATTCCAAGGCTTCAATCTGTTCGAAGACGACGACGTCGCTGTGCCGATCGAGGCGCTTGAATATGACGGCCGCGCCTATGTGTCGAAGATGACCCAAGAGCAACTGGCCGCATTGCGTCCTTGGGATGAATAA
- a CDS encoding enoyl-CoA hydratase, with amino-acid sequence MSRVEPIAEADGYTPQVIAHIKDGIGWMVFSNPRRRNAVTFNMWRQIPDIIARFAQDDSVRVVALRGEGTSSFISGADISEFAELRNTPEQVAAYDAVGAQAGAAIAGIMKPTVAVIRTWCVGGGLGTALGCDLRIAAEDTGFAVPAAKLGLGYRYAGIKTLVDIVGPANAAEIFYSARQYTADEALRMGLINRILPADGFDDAAESYLRDITRNAPLTMKAVKMALRGVLKQPEPADLREIDEAVAACFQSEDYAEGRAAFAEKRPPEFKGR; translated from the coding sequence ATGAGCCGTGTCGAACCCATCGCAGAAGCGGACGGATATACGCCGCAGGTGATCGCCCACATCAAAGACGGCATCGGCTGGATGGTCTTTTCCAATCCGCGACGTCGAAACGCGGTGACCTTCAATATGTGGCGACAGATTCCGGACATCATTGCGCGCTTTGCGCAGGATGACAGCGTTCGCGTCGTTGCTTTGCGCGGCGAAGGCACGTCTTCGTTCATTTCCGGCGCTGACATCAGCGAGTTTGCCGAGTTGCGCAATACCCCCGAGCAGGTCGCGGCCTATGACGCTGTGGGGGCGCAAGCCGGCGCCGCAATTGCTGGCATCATGAAACCCACGGTCGCCGTGATCCGCACCTGGTGCGTGGGCGGCGGTCTGGGCACCGCACTGGGCTGCGATTTGCGCATCGCGGCGGAAGACACAGGTTTTGCTGTACCGGCGGCAAAGCTCGGGCTTGGCTATCGCTATGCCGGCATCAAGACGCTGGTGGACATCGTCGGGCCCGCGAACGCAGCCGAAATTTTTTACTCGGCCCGCCAGTACACGGCGGACGAGGCGTTGCGGATGGGATTGATCAACCGCATCCTGCCCGCCGACGGTTTCGACGACGCCGCCGAAAGCTATCTGCGCGACATCACCCGAAACGCCCCGCTTACGATGAAGGCGGTGAAAATGGCCCTTCGTGGCGTTCTGAAACAGCCCGAGCCCGCTGACCTGCGCGAAATAGATGAAGCTGTCGCAGCCTGTTTTCAAAGCGAGGATTATGCCGAGGGACGTGCGGCCTTTGCAGAAAAGCGCCCGCCCGAGTTCAAGGGGCGATAA
- a CDS encoding CaiB/BaiF CoA transferase family protein, translating to MTHHITGPLDRYRVLDLTRIRSGPTCVKQFADWGADVIKIEPPEDNSGYADRNSSDFQNLHRNKRSLTLDLKSSEGHDILMRLVDTADVLVENFRPGVKKRLGLDWDSLHARNPRLVLGSISGFGQTGPYAERPGFDQVAQGMGGLMSVTGLPGQGPVRVGIPIADLTAGMFCATGILMVLLERERTGVGQWVQSSLLQAQVAMLDFQAARWLIDGEVPEQAGNNHPTAVPMGVYPTSDGSMNIAVTGNRMWQDFCAVVDRCDLIEDARYATARQRLKNRDELNAMLHEITRTRTSKDLTEALIASGIPCGPINKIDAVFDDPQVSSLGMVVEVEHPKRGTQKVLGQPIVLSGATPVMHSATPDAGQHSDTILHELGLSETEVTALKKRKIV from the coding sequence ATGACACACCACATCACCGGCCCGCTGGACCGTTACCGTGTTCTGGACCTGACCCGCATCCGCTCTGGTCCCACTTGTGTGAAACAGTTTGCCGACTGGGGGGCGGACGTCATCAAGATCGAACCGCCAGAGGATAACAGCGGCTATGCGGATCGCAACAGTTCCGACTTTCAGAACCTGCACCGCAACAAGCGCAGCCTGACGCTCGACCTCAAAAGCAGCGAGGGGCATGATATTCTCATGCGTCTTGTCGATACGGCAGATGTGCTTGTCGAAAACTTCCGCCCCGGAGTGAAAAAGCGGCTGGGGTTGGATTGGGACAGTTTGCACGCCCGAAATCCAAGGTTGGTATTGGGGTCGATTTCCGGTTTTGGCCAGACCGGCCCCTATGCCGAGCGTCCCGGATTTGATCAGGTGGCCCAAGGCATGGGCGGTTTGATGTCCGTAACAGGGTTGCCGGGACAGGGGCCGGTTCGGGTGGGAATACCGATCGCAGACCTGACCGCTGGCATGTTTTGCGCCACCGGCATCCTGATGGTTCTGCTGGAACGCGAACGCACCGGCGTCGGCCAATGGGTGCAATCCAGCCTGCTTCAGGCGCAGGTGGCGATGCTGGATTTTCAGGCCGCCCGCTGGCTGATCGACGGCGAGGTGCCCGAGCAGGCAGGCAACAACCACCCCACGGCGGTGCCGATGGGAGTTTACCCCACATCCGACGGCAGCATGAACATCGCGGTGACCGGAAACCGCATGTGGCAGGATTTTTGCGCTGTCGTCGACCGGTGTGATCTGATCGAGGATGCGCGCTATGCAACGGCGCGCCAGCGGCTGAAAAACCGTGACGAGCTGAACGCAATGCTGCACGAAATCACCCGCACCCGCACCAGCAAAGATCTGACCGAGGCATTGATTGCCTCTGGCATCCCGTGCGGACCGATCAACAAGATCGACGCCGTTTTTGATGACCCGCAAGTAAGCTCTCTTGGTATGGTGGTCGAAGTCGAGCATCCGAAGCGCGGAACCCAAAAGGTGCTAGGCCAGCCAATCGTTCTTTCCGGAGCAACACCTGTCATGCACTCGGCAACACCGGATGCAGGCCAGCACAGTGACACGATATTGCACGAACTTGGCCTGTCCGAGACAGAAGTAACCGCCCTGAAAAAAAGGAAGATCGTATGA
- a CDS encoding ABC transporter ATP-binding protein, whose protein sequence is MTKLILDGLVKDYGGFRAADNISLTLADGEFLSLLGPSGCGKTTTLRMIAGFITPTEGRIELDGREISSPKDVVAPENRNMSMIFQSYAIWPNMTVAQNVGFGLRMKKLPSDQIKKRVREILGVVQLDHLAERYPSELSGGQQQRVALARAVAVQPKVMLLDEPLSNLDANLREEMRTEIKRMHTEFGITTVYVTHDQSEAMAISDRVAVIKAGRIEQVDEPYRLYARPRTRFAAEFIGRTNLIEGRANAGAMHFEGFSVPSPEIRAGNVLASVRPQNLKLSLRSDTAPAPVDGELHLPARIDERIFLGERWDYGLSLEGRKMSLRAAAPAEQVFDMDAPVWISIHESRIVPVECAT, encoded by the coding sequence ATGACCAAACTGATACTTGACGGGCTGGTAAAGGACTATGGTGGGTTCCGTGCAGCCGACAATATTTCGCTGACCCTCGCAGACGGAGAGTTTCTTTCGCTTTTGGGGCCGTCGGGCTGCGGCAAAACGACGACGCTGCGCATGATCGCGGGTTTTATCACCCCTACCGAAGGTCGTATTGAACTGGACGGGCGCGAAATCTCGTCACCGAAAGACGTCGTTGCACCCGAAAACCGCAATATGTCGATGATCTTTCAAAGCTATGCGATCTGGCCGAACATGACGGTGGCGCAAAATGTCGGGTTCGGCCTGCGCATGAAAAAGCTGCCCTCGGACCAGATCAAGAAACGGGTCAGGGAAATCCTTGGCGTTGTGCAACTGGATCATCTGGCCGAACGCTATCCGTCCGAGCTTTCGGGTGGGCAACAGCAGCGTGTGGCGCTGGCCCGTGCGGTTGCGGTGCAGCCAAAGGTGATGCTGCTGGACGAGCCGTTGTCGAACCTTGATGCAAACCTGCGCGAAGAAATGCGCACCGAGATCAAACGGATGCACACCGAATTCGGCATCACCACCGTCTATGTGACCCATGACCAGTCCGAGGCGATGGCAATCTCGGATCGTGTGGCCGTGATCAAAGCCGGACGGATTGAACAGGTTGACGAACCTTACCGGCTGTACGCCAGACCGCGCACCCGTTTCGCGGCAGAGTTTATTGGCCGCACAAACCTGATCGAGGGTCGGGCCAACGCTGGCGCAATGCACTTCGAGGGATTTTCCGTGCCCTCACCCGAGATCAGAGCAGGCAACGTTCTTGCCTCTGTGCGGCCCCAAAATCTGAAGCTGAGCCTGCGCAGCGATACAGCCCCTGCGCCGGTAGACGGCGAATTACATCTGCCCGCGCGCATCGACGAGCGGATTTTTCTGGGCGAACGTTGGGATTACGGACTGTCGCTGGAGGGTCGGAAAATGAGCCTGCGCGCGGCAGCCCCGGCCGAGCAGGTTTTTGACATGGACGCACCGGTCTGGATTTCGATTCACGAAAGCCGGATCGTACCGGTGGAGTGCGCAACATGA
- a CDS encoding ABC transporter permease: MADITNVDGLRSSARRPKFDWSLVIFGLLAAILVGLVVYPMSRLFIESVSDPETGGFTLGNFVAVASRSRYLIAYWHTIQLALATVVMSVAMALPMAWVVSRTDIPGRSIFYFGTLGAFIMPPFLGAIGWILLAGPNAGWINQIWTSLTGLEAPLVNIFSLWGLAFVIALNVFPLIFIFATSALDLISSEMEEAAAIHGAGPMRTTWIITLPLALPAILGAIMLVFLETIALYGTPALIAIPARFNVATTQLTTFFEYPAKIELAMAFSVPLVLITVVMLGGQRLLLRGGHVAVSGKGGARTAMRVGRWKWLFLAHGIAVTLLAVVLPAGILVSTSFQVAWAKAPTLSNLTLDNYYAILFEQATVREAMFNTVVFALTSATACTVLGFLTAYVVIRKLIPYSPALAFLAVAPVAVPGIVLAICFYAAFAGPPFSLYGSSMIIILAFITRFLPIAFVSCASGIRSLNPELEEAVRIHGGSRLRALSEVVAPVLKKSLLGIWILVFVICSRELSTAMFLTSHQNRVISILTLDMSEQGDYETLAAMGVVLLVVTSTVVAIGMRSLGRDFMLRRN; encoded by the coding sequence GTGGCAGATATTACCAATGTTGATGGTCTGCGCTCTTCTGCGCGCAGACCCAAGTTTGACTGGTCGCTGGTCATCTTCGGACTGCTGGCGGCTATCCTTGTCGGTCTGGTCGTCTATCCGATGTCCCGTCTGTTCATCGAAAGTGTCAGCGATCCGGAAACGGGTGGCTTTACCTTGGGGAACTTTGTCGCGGTCGCAAGTCGCAGCCGCTATCTGATTGCCTATTGGCACACGATCCAGCTGGCGTTGGCGACTGTGGTGATGTCTGTGGCGATGGCTCTGCCGATGGCTTGGGTCGTGTCGCGCACGGATATTCCCGGACGGTCCATTTTCTACTTTGGCACGCTGGGTGCATTTATCATGCCCCCGTTTCTGGGTGCGATCGGCTGGATATTGCTGGCCGGTCCAAACGCAGGCTGGATCAACCAGATATGGACATCCCTGACCGGACTGGAAGCGCCGCTTGTGAATATCTTCAGTCTTTGGGGACTGGCCTTTGTTATCGCGCTCAACGTGTTCCCGTTGATCTTTATTTTTGCCACCTCTGCGCTCGATCTGATCTCGTCCGAGATGGAGGAAGCTGCCGCCATCCACGGCGCAGGACCAATGCGGACCACATGGATCATCACCTTGCCGCTCGCGCTTCCTGCGATCCTTGGTGCAATCATGTTGGTGTTTCTTGAAACGATCGCCCTGTACGGCACACCTGCACTGATCGCGATCCCCGCCAGATTCAACGTGGCAACCACACAGCTTACGACCTTTTTCGAGTATCCCGCAAAGATCGAACTGGCGATGGCCTTTTCCGTACCGCTGGTGCTGATCACTGTGGTGATGCTGGGCGGGCAACGGCTGCTTTTACGCGGTGGGCACGTGGCGGTCAGCGGCAAGGGTGGCGCGCGAACGGCAATGCGCGTGGGCCGTTGGAAATGGCTATTCCTTGCGCATGGTATCGCGGTGACGCTGCTGGCCGTTGTGCTGCCCGCAGGTATTCTAGTCTCGACGTCGTTTCAGGTGGCATGGGCCAAGGCGCCGACCCTTTCGAACCTGACATTGGACAACTATTACGCGATATTGTTCGAACAGGCGACCGTGCGCGAAGCGATGTTCAATACCGTTGTCTTTGCGCTGACCTCGGCCACGGCCTGCACGGTGTTGGGATTTCTGACCGCCTACGTGGTGATCCGCAAGCTTATCCCCTATTCGCCCGCGCTGGCGTTTCTGGCCGTCGCACCGGTGGCGGTGCCCGGAATCGTGTTGGCCATCTGCTTTTATGCGGCCTTCGCAGGCCCTCCGTTCTCGCTCTACGGATCCAGCATGATTATCATCCTCGCCTTCATAACCCGTTTTCTACCGATCGCCTTCGTGTCCTGTGCATCGGGCATCCGCAGCCTCAATCCTGAACTGGAAGAGGCCGTGCGCATCCACGGCGGATCACGCCTGCGCGCGCTGTCCGAAGTGGTTGCGCCCGTGCTCAAGAAATCACTGCTGGGGATATGGATACTGGTCTTTGTCATCTGCTCGCGCGAGCTGTCTACGGCGATGTTCCTGACCAGTCACCAGAACCGGGTCATCTCGATCCTGACGCTCGATATGAGCGAACAGGGCGATTACGAAACATTGGCTGCAATGGGGGTCGTGCTGCTTGTCGTGACCTCGACAGTCGTCGCAATCGGCATGCGCTCGCTCGGGCGCGATTTCATGCTGAGAAGGAACTGA
- a CDS encoding ABC transporter substrate-binding protein: MSINRRTFVATGLAASAFAPRLAMSQDAIQALYEAAKSEGEITWYVVPLASESAEIVGQKFTELFPEIKVNVVRSTASVAFQRLNQDIDSGVAICDVLTTSSIAHAIDLKARDLLMPYAPVRKGEVIAEFQNLDADDMYHVTTAGPMCIVYNTDDVTEADAPKNWTDLLEPEWKGKVAIGHPGFSGYVGIWGVKMQELYGYEFFEKLVDQDPYIGRSSIDVVTTTVSGETIVGAGPAASSLSASSKGNPIANIYPTDGTVIITSPSGILANAPHPNAAKLFSEFLLGAEFNEVIAEQFGTPIRSGIALQPGVPALDQIKVITATSDQIVNDIPELSEKFRDTFGI, from the coding sequence ATGTCGATCAACAGAAGAACTTTTGTCGCCACGGGGCTTGCCGCGTCGGCGTTCGCGCCAAGACTGGCCATGTCGCAGGACGCGATTCAGGCTCTTTACGAAGCTGCCAAATCCGAGGGTGAAATCACATGGTACGTTGTGCCGCTCGCCTCGGAAAGCGCCGAAATTGTCGGCCAGAAATTCACCGAACTGTTCCCTGAAATCAAGGTCAACGTGGTGCGATCAACTGCCAGCGTTGCGTTCCAGCGGCTGAATCAGGACATCGATTCCGGTGTTGCAATCTGCGATGTGCTGACAACGTCCAGCATCGCCCATGCGATCGACCTGAAAGCGCGCGACTTGCTGATGCCCTATGCGCCGGTCCGCAAAGGCGAAGTTATCGCCGAATTCCAGAATCTGGATGCGGACGACATGTATCACGTCACAACCGCCGGTCCGATGTGCATCGTTTACAACACCGATGACGTCACCGAAGCGGACGCACCAAAGAACTGGACCGATCTGCTTGAGCCCGAATGGAAGGGCAAAGTTGCCATCGGGCACCCCGGCTTTTCAGGATACGTGGGGATCTGGGGCGTAAAGATGCAAGAGCTGTACGGCTATGAATTCTTCGAGAAACTGGTGGATCAAGACCCGTATATCGGTCGTTCATCAATTGACGTGGTCACTACAACGGTTTCCGGCGAAACCATTGTCGGTGCTGGCCCCGCTGCATCGTCCCTGTCGGCGTCGTCCAAGGGGAACCCCATTGCCAACATCTATCCGACAGACGGGACGGTTATTATCACATCGCCAAGCGGCATCCTTGCCAATGCCCCCCACCCCAATGCGGCAAAGCTCTTTTCCGAGTTCCTGTTGGGGGCCGAGTTCAACGAAGTCATTGCGGAGCAGTTTGGCACGCCCATCCGGTCCGGCATCGCACTGCAGCCCGGCGTGCCTGCGCTGGACCAGATCAAGGTAATTACGGCAACGTCGGATCAGATCGTGAACGACATTCCCGAGCTTTCCGAAAAATTCCGTGACACGTTCGGAATCTGA
- a CDS encoding GntR family transcriptional regulator yields MARVSDTVRELLEKEISRGKLRPGDLIDEKMLSERFQVSRTPAREAIMQLAATGLVQMRPRHGAVVSELSADEAVAMLETLACLESEAAALAAQRIRQEELDALVKVHAESEEAARSHDSKRYIECNGRFHGLIYAGARNTYIADLIRQTRSRLAYYHTSSLYQRSRVERSWVEHGKVVSAIEKGDPVEAHAAMRDHILSGGRVYADLVATMTHKKENKDTA; encoded by the coding sequence ATGGCGCGTGTCAGTGATACAGTCAGAGAGCTACTCGAGAAGGAAATCAGCCGCGGCAAACTGCGCCCCGGCGATCTGATCGACGAGAAAATGCTTTCGGAGAGATTTCAGGTGTCTCGCACACCGGCCCGCGAAGCGATCATGCAACTGGCGGCAACGGGCCTTGTTCAGATGCGCCCGCGCCACGGCGCTGTGGTCAGCGAACTGAGCGCAGACGAAGCGGTGGCCATGTTGGAAACCCTTGCCTGTCTGGAATCCGAAGCAGCCGCACTGGCAGCGCAACGTATCCGCCAAGAGGAACTGGATGCGCTGGTCAAGGTCCACGCCGAAAGCGAAGAAGCCGCGCGCAGCCACGACAGCAAACGATATATTGAATGCAACGGGCGGTTTCACGGCCTGATCTATGCCGGTGCGCGCAACACCTACATCGCTGATTTGATCCGCCAGACACGCAGCCGCCTTGCCTATTACCACACCTCCAGCCTGTACCAGCGGTCGCGGGTCGAACGGTCGTGGGTCGAGCATGGCAAAGTCGTCAGCGCCATCGAAAAGGGCGACCCCGTCGAGGCACATGCCGCAATGCGCGATCACATCCTATCGGGTGGCAGGGTCTATGCGGACCTTGTCGCGACCATGACCCACAAAAAGGAGAATAAGGACACCGCCTGA
- a CDS encoding quinone oxidoreductase family protein — MMTRAIRIHRHGGPEVMQLEEVELPEPDAGQVRVKNTCIGVNYADIYEREGDHGGPHFAKEMPITMGHMAVGIIDALGAGVTDRHIGERVGYIGPNSYAGHTNIPVARLFRLPDAVPDTVAGGYLLRGLTAEYLLRRLYKVQPGTTALVHAAAGGMGLILGQWGSLLGARMIGTVSSPQKAQVARAHGYDTVINYSSEDFAERTLAETNGVGADVIYDGVGKMAFLKSLDCIRPRGMVVSYGTASGNVGEFDLQRLHSKSIVVTRPTLRSWIADPDEAATASKALFDVLSGGKLHTPIGAQLPLDQAAAAHHQLASRSVTAPIVLIP, encoded by the coding sequence ATGATGACACGGGCCATACGTATACACAGACATGGCGGGCCAGAGGTGATGCAGCTGGAAGAAGTTGAACTGCCCGAGCCGGATGCGGGGCAGGTGCGGGTCAAGAACACCTGCATCGGCGTCAACTATGCCGACATCTACGAGCGTGAAGGCGATCACGGAGGCCCGCACTTTGCAAAAGAGATGCCGATTACGATGGGTCATATGGCGGTTGGTATCATTGACGCCCTTGGTGCTGGCGTGACGGACCGCCATATCGGCGAACGTGTCGGCTATATCGGCCCCAACAGCTATGCTGGTCACACGAACATACCTGTGGCGCGGTTGTTCCGCCTGCCTGATGCCGTGCCGGATACTGTGGCCGGTGGCTATTTGTTGCGTGGTCTAACCGCCGAATATCTGCTGCGTCGCCTTTACAAGGTACAGCCCGGCACCACGGCGCTGGTTCACGCGGCGGCTGGCGGCATGGGGCTTATTCTGGGGCAATGGGGCAGCCTGTTGGGCGCGCGCATGATCGGCACGGTCAGCAGCCCGCAAAAGGCGCAGGTGGCGCGCGCGCATGGCTATGATACGGTCATCAACTATTCATCCGAGGATTTTGCCGAACGCACGCTTGCAGAGACAAATGGCGTGGGTGCGGACGTTATCTATGATGGTGTCGGCAAGATGGCTTTTCTCAAATCACTGGATTGTATCCGTCCCCGCGGGATGGTCGTCAGCTATGGCACTGCATCGGGCAACGTCGGTGAATTCGACCTGCAACGTCTGCATTCCAAATCAATTGTCGTGACCCGCCCTACGTTGCGCAGCTGGATCGCAGACCCCGACGAGGCGGCAACCGCGTCAAAGGCGCTGTTCGACGTATTGTCCGGCGGCAAACTACACACGCCCATAGGCGCGCAGCTTCCGCTTGATCAGGCCGCAGCCGCGCACCACCAACTTGCAAGCCGAAGCGTGACAGCGCCCATCGTACTTATTCCCTGA
- a CDS encoding enoyl-CoA hydratase-related protein, protein MTEQNFPPAWAPDQTFAEGRIGLTIRDSIATLAVQIPKKMNALDVHATRGMVEALEAAQASARVLMFTGVGGKAFISGADIGGFDDEKQQGSSFLDRQQVLADYPIPTIAVIRGYCIGGGLMTALNCDFRLAGTDASFGIPAAKLGIAYGFDGLSRLVELAGPARTRFLLYSGDRVDAQIALAWGLVEQLHTPDALWDAAMALARRIAENAPLSISATKETVAQIMCDPEQRDMQKIADLSMLCQNSADFREGRDAFREKRAPAFSGN, encoded by the coding sequence ATGACCGAACAGAACTTCCCGCCTGCATGGGCCCCTGACCAGACATTTGCAGAAGGTCGGATTGGCCTGACCATACGGGATTCCATCGCCACTTTGGCGGTGCAAATTCCGAAAAAGATGAACGCACTGGACGTCCACGCAACCCGTGGGATGGTCGAGGCGCTTGAAGCGGCCCAAGCCAGCGCGCGCGTATTGATGTTCACCGGTGTTGGGGGCAAGGCCTTCATATCCGGCGCGGACATCGGCGGGTTCGACGATGAAAAGCAGCAAGGTTCCAGCTTTCTGGATCGCCAGCAGGTGTTGGCCGACTATCCAATTCCCACCATCGCGGTCATTCGGGGTTACTGCATCGGCGGTGGCCTTATGACTGCGCTGAACTGCGATTTCAGACTGGCGGGGACGGATGCAAGCTTTGGTATTCCGGCGGCGAAACTTGGCATTGCTTACGGGTTTGACGGGCTTTCACGGCTGGTCGAACTGGCTGGCCCCGCCCGCACCCGATTTTTGCTTTACAGCGGTGACAGGGTGGATGCGCAAATCGCGCTGGCTTGGGGGCTTGTCGAACAGTTGCACACCCCCGATGCGCTATGGGACGCGGCAATGGCACTTGCCCGCAGGATTGCCGAAAATGCGCCCCTGTCCATTAGCGCAACCAAGGAAACCGTCGCTCAGATCATGTGCGATCCTGAACAGCGGGACATGCAGAAAATCGCTGACCTGTCGATGCTCTGCCAAAACAGCGCAGATTTCCGCGAGGGCCGCGATGCGTTTCGTGAAAAACGCGCGCCTGCGTTTTCGGGCAACTGA
- a CDS encoding glutathione S-transferase family protein, producing MGLILYHAWKSSASRRVRFFLEEKGLAYESHEIDLSRQEQHQPAFLDVNPLGVVPALIHNGRALHESGTICEYLDAVYPDPPLRPKDLYDLAQMRNWVRYVDGLIGNLIRFNWRYTIQERAAKLSESELQELLAKIPSADRREAWLRVARNPYTDTELDEARDALIGMLDRMDAMMVDGWLIKGGFSLADIAVAPFVRRIGEEIAPDEITQRKRPAVGWWWDRVQSRPAYSSARFDPFLA from the coding sequence ATGGGCCTGATCCTCTATCATGCGTGGAAATCCAGCGCATCGCGCAGGGTCCGCTTCTTCCTCGAGGAAAAGGGGCTTGCCTATGAATCCCATGAAATCGACCTGTCACGACAGGAACAGCACCAGCCTGCGTTTCTGGATGTGAACCCTTTGGGGGTTGTGCCCGCGCTGATCCACAATGGTCGCGCGTTGCACGAAAGCGGGACGATCTGTGAATATCTGGACGCAGTGTACCCCGATCCGCCGCTGCGCCCGAAAGACCTGTATGACCTTGCTCAGATGCGCAACTGGGTGCGCTATGTCGACGGGCTGATCGGCAATCTCATCCGTTTTAACTGGCGCTATACGATACAGGAACGCGCCGCAAAACTGTCCGAGTCCGAGTTGCAAGAACTGCTGGCAAAAATTCCCAGCGCAGACCGGCGCGAGGCGTGGCTGCGGGTGGCACGCAATCCCTATACCGACACAGAGCTAGACGAGGCGCGTGATGCTCTGATTGGAATGCTCGACCGGATGGATGCGATGATGGTGGATGGCTGGCTGATCAAGGGCGGCTTTTCACTGGCCGATATCGCTGTCGCACCCTTTGTACGCCGGATCGGTGAAGAAATCGCACCCGACGAGATCACACAGCGCAAACGGCCAGCCGTCGGCTGGTGGTGGGACAGGGTTCAATCCCGCCCCGCCTATTCCAGCGCCAGATTTGACCCGTTTCTAGCCTAA